A genomic stretch from Flavobacterium nitratireducens includes:
- a CDS encoding oligosaccharide flippase family protein has translation MGLVLNQSLKNTIVTYIGFAIGGINTIYFYPHFLGSTYYALTTYLLSASAIIMPLLAFGMQNTLVKFFSQCQNEKEESTFLSFVVLLPLVLSIPLLLLFLFFYGDISDYLSKVNPIVKEFLWFIPFIGICMAYFEIFYAWARVHMHSVFGNFIKEVGLRFLSLLTLVGVYYDYISPLQFIYITAFTYFLACIITMFYAFYLKKPHFQLAIPHNVKAIAEYTFYIILSGGVATLLLDIDKLMLNQYIKIENIAYYSVATYIALVISVPSKAMYQITYPITAKLMHEEKHDELVDLYKKTSINLQIVGGYVMLCIFVNINKLYEMIPEEYSGGLWVVFLVGFSKYIDLILGNNLAIIFNTKYYKTVLFLGVVLVLLTVGLNMIFIPLYGILGSAIAILLSVILYSLAKLIFVQKRLDLYPFTKESFYSLVLTLVLFVGFYFWDFPVNGIIAILLKSVIVSVVYVYLNYKLLISPQINEALDGVVKKIFRK, from the coding sequence ATGGGGCTTGTTTTAAATCAGTCTTTAAAAAATACTATAGTTACTTATATTGGTTTTGCCATAGGAGGAATCAATACCATCTATTTTTATCCTCATTTTTTAGGAAGTACTTACTATGCATTAACCACTTATCTTTTATCGGCGTCGGCTATCATTATGCCTTTATTGGCTTTTGGGATGCAGAATACTTTGGTAAAATTCTTTTCTCAATGTCAAAATGAAAAAGAAGAGTCTACATTTTTGTCGTTTGTAGTCTTACTACCTTTAGTGTTATCTATTCCTTTGTTGCTTCTTTTTTTATTCTTTTACGGAGATATTTCCGATTATTTATCGAAGGTTAATCCTATTGTTAAAGAATTTTTGTGGTTTATTCCATTTATTGGAATTTGTATGGCTTATTTTGAGATATTTTACGCCTGGGCAAGGGTGCATATGCATTCGGTTTTTGGAAATTTTATCAAAGAGGTAGGTTTACGCTTTTTGTCTTTACTTACTTTAGTGGGTGTGTATTACGATTATATTAGTCCGCTACAGTTTATTTATATTACAGCTTTTACCTATTTTTTGGCTTGTATAATAACTATGTTTTATGCTTTTTACTTAAAAAAACCTCATTTTCAATTAGCTATCCCTCATAATGTTAAAGCCATTGCCGAGTACACTTTTTATATTATTTTATCGGGTGGAGTGGCTACATTGTTATTGGATATCGATAAATTGATGTTGAACCAGTACATTAAAATTGAAAATATCGCTTATTATTCTGTTGCGACTTATATTGCATTGGTGATTTCAGTTCCTAGTAAGGCCATGTACCAAATTACTTATCCCATTACGGCTAAATTAATGCACGAGGAAAAGCACGATGAGTTGGTTGATTTGTATAAAAAAACATCTATCAATTTACAAATCGTAGGTGGCTATGTAATGCTTTGTATTTTTGTGAACATTAACAAATTGTATGAAATGATTCCTGAAGAATACAGTGGTGGATTATGGGTAGTTTTCTTAGTAGGATTTTCTAAATACATTGATTTAATTTTAGGAAATAATTTGGCTATTATTTTTAATACAAAATACTATAAAACAGTATTGTTTTTAGGAGTAGTTCTCGTATTATTAACCGTAGGACTTAATATGATTTTTATTCCACTGTATGGAATATTAGGCTCGGCAATAGCAATACTTTTATCTGTTATTTTGTATAGTCTGGCCAAATTAATTTTCGTCCAAAAAAGATTGGATTTATATCCTTTTACTAAAGAAAGTTTTTATTCTCTTGTTTTAACCCTTGTTTTATTTGTAGGTTTTTATTTTTGGGATTTTCCTGTAAATGGTATTATTGCGATACTTTTAAAGTCGGTTATTGTTAGTGTGGTTTATGTTTATTTGAATTATAAACTGCTTATTTCTCCACAAATTAACGAAGCCTTGGATGGTGTTGTTAAAAAAATATTTAGAAAATAG
- a CDS encoding endonuclease III domain-containing protein: MTKQERVTFVINTLKELYPSIPIPLDHKDPYTLLIAVLLSAQCTDVRVNQITPLLFAKADNPYDMVKLSVEEIKEIIRPCGLSPMKSKGIHGLSQILIEKHNGQVPDNYEDLEALPAVGHKTASVVMSQGFGYPAFPVDTHIHRLMYRWNLSNGKNVVQTEKDAKRLFPEKCWNDLHLQMIWYGREYSPARGMDLEKDIITRTIGRKTNLEGYKK; encoded by the coding sequence ATGACCAAACAAGAACGGGTTACATTTGTTATAAATACGTTAAAAGAACTTTATCCTAGCATCCCTATTCCATTAGACCATAAAGACCCTTATACCCTATTGATTGCCGTTTTGCTTTCGGCGCAATGCACTGATGTACGAGTAAACCAAATTACACCGCTATTATTTGCAAAGGCCGACAATCCCTATGATATGGTCAAATTATCAGTAGAAGAAATCAAGGAAATTATTCGCCCTTGTGGATTATCGCCTATGAAATCAAAAGGAATTCATGGTTTATCCCAAATTTTAATCGAAAAACACAACGGACAAGTACCTGATAATTACGAAGACCTTGAAGCGCTTCCGGCTGTAGGTCATAAAACAGCGAGTGTAGTGATGTCACAAGGTTTTGGTTATCCTGCTTTTCCGGTAGACACACATATTCATCGCCTTATGTACCGCTGGAATTTATCCAATGGAAAAAATGTAGTACAAACCGAAAAAGATGCCAAACGCTTATTTCCGGAAAAATGTTGGAATGATTTGCATTTGCAAATGATTTGGTACGGAAGAGAATATTCCCCAGCCCGAGGCATGGATTTAGAAAAAGATATTATCACTCGAACGATTGGTCGAAAAACAAATCTGGAGGGTTATAAAAAGTAA
- a CDS encoding transporter, with the protein MPKFKILLVTAFSLVTNYNFAQHTDEINSNRPGESMSAYAVGKSVIQVETGIYGINENHRLLGYDANGYGLDLDLRYGFLMEKLEVIANIQYQKQDFVSAFDQYSKSNLKQTVLGAKYLLYDPFKNYEKNKCIQLESESFL; encoded by the coding sequence ATGCCTAAATTCAAAATTTTATTAGTTACAGCTTTTAGCCTAGTTACAAATTATAACTTCGCACAACATACCGACGAAATCAATTCGAACAGACCTGGTGAATCCATGTCAGCTTACGCAGTCGGTAAATCAGTAATCCAAGTAGAAACAGGTATTTACGGTATTAATGAAAACCATCGTTTATTAGGCTATGATGCCAATGGTTATGGACTAGATCTTGATTTACGCTATGGGTTTTTGATGGAAAAACTCGAAGTAATTGCAAATATTCAATATCAAAAACAAGATTTTGTTTCCGCTTTTGATCAATACTCAAAATCCAATTTAAAACAAACGGTTTTAGGTGCTAAATATCTTCTTTATGACCCTTTCAAAAATTATGAAAAAAATAAATGTATACAGCTGGAAAGCGAATCATTCCTTTGA
- a CDS encoding YfhO family protein — MKIINKFYPHAIAILGFVLVSLIYFYPVLQGKQIFQSDIAQYTGMAKEQNDFRTIENAEPYWTNSAFGGMPTYQLGAKYPYDFIGAIDDFLRFLPRPADYLFLYFLGFYGLLLVLKTDPLKAFFGAIAFGFSTYLIIILGVGHNAKAHAIAYMPLVVAGFIWVYNKRYIAGGLLTMIATALEINANHFQMTYYLLILLLILSAYYTFQFIKEKEYKALLTSVGVLAIAGILAIGVNATNLMATAEYAKFSTRGKNELTFNPDGSKNTDTSAMTRDYITEYSYGIAESFNLIAPRLFGGSNNESLSKESAIVQFLQQQQISEGQYITEAQAIDYAKQGMPTYWGDQPIVAAPAYIGAVVFFLAILGLLIDERKIKYVFAIGAGVALLLSWGKNFPVLTDFFIDYVPMYNKFRAVSSIQVVLELCFPILAVMGLHSFCKADKAKQWEGLWQSAAIGLGTIVILFLCKGMFSFSGAGDSYMAQSYGPGFVDAIKSDRKTMYSADLLRSGFFIILTAGVLWMLFKEKWAQKTAIILIGLIMISDLFLVDKKYVSDKDFVSSREVDMPFQETASDAQILRDTTHYRVFEVNGNFSSARASYFHKSIGGYHAAKPRRMQQLFDYQIAKNNMEILNMLNVKYVIQTDKEGKEFPTVNPDANGNAWFVNDVKLVNNANAEMKALDNINTRKVAVFNIQANRSKFKNASLKHNLDTTGTIQLRVYKPNYIKYFSESKNEGLAVFSEIYYPYGWNAYVDGVKTEHFPVNYVLRAMMLPKGSHTVEFKFEPEVIETGSTITLISSVTMLIFFAAGIYYERKKKI, encoded by the coding sequence TTGAAAATAATAAATAAGTTTTATCCGCACGCTATTGCCATTCTTGGTTTTGTTCTAGTTTCTCTAATTTATTTTTATCCTGTACTTCAAGGGAAACAAATTTTTCAATCGGATATTGCTCAATATACCGGTATGGCTAAAGAGCAAAATGATTTTCGAACCATTGAAAATGCGGAGCCATATTGGACTAATTCTGCTTTTGGCGGAATGCCAACTTATCAATTAGGGGCTAAATATCCATATGATTTTATTGGAGCAATTGATGATTTTTTACGTTTTTTACCGCGTCCAGCTGATTATTTATTTTTGTATTTCTTGGGATTTTATGGACTGCTTTTAGTTTTAAAAACGGATCCTTTAAAAGCTTTTTTTGGAGCAATTGCTTTTGGATTTTCAACATATTTAATCATTATTTTAGGAGTAGGACACAATGCTAAGGCACATGCAATTGCTTATATGCCATTGGTAGTTGCAGGTTTTATTTGGGTTTATAATAAGAGATATATTGCTGGTGGATTGCTTACAATGATTGCAACGGCTCTAGAAATCAATGCGAATCACTTTCAAATGACCTATTATTTGTTGATTTTGTTATTGATTCTTTCTGCCTATTATACATTCCAATTTATAAAAGAAAAAGAATATAAAGCGCTTTTAACTTCTGTTGGCGTATTAGCAATAGCAGGAATTTTAGCTATTGGAGTTAACGCTACTAATTTAATGGCTACTGCAGAATATGCAAAGTTTAGTACTCGTGGGAAAAACGAATTGACTTTTAATCCTGATGGTTCTAAAAATACGGATACCAGTGCCATGACGCGTGATTATATTACCGAATATAGTTACGGTATCGCTGAAAGTTTTAATTTGATAGCACCTCGTCTTTTTGGAGGTTCTAATAATGAGAGTTTAAGCAAAGAATCAGCAATTGTTCAGTTTCTTCAACAGCAACAAATTTCCGAAGGACAATATATTACGGAAGCACAAGCTATTGATTATGCTAAACAAGGGATGCCTACATATTGGGGAGACCAGCCTATTGTGGCTGCTCCTGCTTATATAGGTGCGGTAGTTTTCTTCTTAGCTATATTGGGCTTACTGATAGACGAAAGAAAAATAAAGTATGTTTTTGCTATAGGAGCGGGAGTTGCTTTATTGCTTTCTTGGGGTAAAAATTTTCCAGTTTTAACTGATTTCTTTATCGATTACGTACCAATGTATAACAAGTTTAGAGCGGTTTCGTCAATTCAAGTTGTATTAGAGTTATGCTTTCCTATTTTGGCTGTTATGGGGTTACATTCTTTTTGCAAGGCTGATAAAGCAAAGCAATGGGAAGGATTATGGCAGTCGGCAGCTATAGGTTTGGGGACTATTGTAATTTTATTTTTATGCAAAGGAATGTTTAGTTTTTCTGGGGCTGGAGATAGTTACATGGCTCAAAGTTATGGTCCTGGTTTTGTAGATGCCATTAAGAGTGATCGAAAAACAATGTACAGCGCCGATTTGTTGCGTTCGGGATTCTTTATCATTTTAACTGCTGGAGTATTATGGATGCTATTTAAAGAAAAATGGGCACAAAAAACAGCTATCATTTTGATTGGATTAATCATGATATCTGATTTATTCTTAGTAGATAAAAAATACGTTTCAGATAAGGATTTTGTGAGTAGTAGGGAAGTGGATATGCCTTTTCAAGAAACAGCTTCTGACGCTCAAATTTTAAGAGATACCACACATTACCGTGTATTTGAAGTTAATGGAAACTTTTCTAGTGCTAGAGCTTCGTATTTTCATAAATCAATTGGAGGTTATCATGCTGCAAAACCTCGTAGAATGCAACAATTGTTTGATTACCAAATTGCAAAAAACAACATGGAAATTTTAAACATGTTGAATGTAAAATATGTAATTCAAACTGATAAGGAAGGGAAGGAATTTCCAACTGTAAATCCTGACGCTAATGGAAACGCATGGTTTGTTAATGATGTTAAATTAGTTAATAATGCTAATGCTGAAATGAAAGCCTTGGATAATATTAATACCAGAAAAGTGGCGGTTTTCAATATTCAAGCTAATAGATCTAAGTTTAAAAACGCAAGTTTGAAACATAATTTAGATACAACAGGTACGATTCAATTGCGAGTTTACAAACCGAATTATATTAAATATTTTTCAGAGAGTAAAAATGAAGGATTGGCTGTTTTTTCCGAAATATACTATCCATACGGATGGAATGCCTATGTTGATGGTGTTAAAACAGAACATTTCCCAGTTAATTATGTGCTAAGAGCAATGATGCTTCCTAAAGGATCTCATACGGTTGAATTTAAATTTGAACCAGAAGTAATTGAAACTGGAAGTACAATTACACTTATAAGTAGTGTGACAATGTTAATCTTTTTTGCAGCTGGAATTTATTACGAGCGAAAAAAGAAGATTTAA
- the uvrA gene encoding excinuclease ABC subunit UvrA produces the protein MKVDFSKIDPKKNIIIKGAQVHNLKNLDVVIPRNKLVVITGLSGSGKSSLAFDTLYAEGQRRYVESLSSYARQFLGRLDKPKVEYIKGIAPAIAIEQKVNTTNARSTVGTSTEIYDYIKLLYARIGRTFSPVSGREVKKNTVTDVINDVKNLELNSKWLLLAPIHLEEGRQLEDKLKVLLQQGFSRILVNNETVRLDDFSTSLEVTDQHSLDNKDVLLIVDRIVVKDEEEFYNRLADAVQTTFYEGKGICYLQELNTDNRLDYSNNFELDGITFLEPNLHLFSFNNPYGACPVCEGYGNIIGIDAELVIPNTSLSIYENAIFPWRGESMGWYRDQLVNNAYKFDFPIHKPYFQLTDEQKELIWTGNEYFQGLNDFFQELEEKNYKIQNRVMLSRYRGKTKCQACKGKRLRPEASYIKINDKTVSELVDLPIRHLIDFFKSIELNEYEKQIAKRLLVEINNRLSFLSNVGLDYLTLNRNSATLSGGESQRINLATSLGSSLVGSMYILDEPSIGLHPKDSERLIKVLLSLRDLGNTVIVVEHDEDIMKAADMIIDIGPEAGTFGGNLVAQGSFNEILQSTSLTAKYLNGDIEISVPKKRRPFKNFIEIKGARENNLQNIDVQFPLDVLSVITGVSGSGKSTLVKKILFPALQKKLDHAGEKAGQFSEISGSFSHIKHIEYVDQNPIGRSSRSNPVTYIKAYDDIRDLFAKEKLSKIRGYQAKHFSFNVDGGRCETCSGEGTINVEMVFMADVQLPCETCNGKRFKKEVLEVAYEGKNINDILTMTIDDAVHFFGEHKQNKISQKLKPLQDVGLGYVQLGQSSSTLSGGEAQRIKLASFLVKGATKDKALFVFDEPTTGLHFHDIKKLLASFDALIEKGHSLLVIEHNLDLIKCADWIIDLGPEGGENGGQLLAVGTPEEIIKNKKSITAQYLKEKLK, from the coding sequence ATGAAAGTTGACTTTTCTAAAATAGATCCCAAAAAAAATATAATAATCAAAGGAGCTCAGGTTCACAATTTAAAAAACCTTGATGTTGTCATTCCCCGCAACAAATTAGTTGTAATTACAGGACTTTCCGGTTCAGGGAAATCAAGTTTAGCATTCGACACTTTGTATGCTGAAGGTCAACGCCGTTATGTAGAAAGTTTGTCTTCTTATGCTAGACAATTCCTTGGAAGATTAGACAAACCAAAAGTAGAATACATCAAAGGAATTGCTCCTGCCATTGCTATTGAACAAAAAGTAAACACCACCAATGCGCGTTCTACCGTAGGAACTTCTACAGAGATTTACGATTATATCAAATTATTATATGCCCGAATTGGAAGAACCTTTTCTCCGGTTTCGGGGCGTGAAGTCAAAAAAAACACCGTTACTGATGTAATTAATGATGTAAAAAATCTTGAACTCAACAGCAAATGGTTACTTCTTGCTCCTATCCATCTGGAAGAAGGAAGACAACTCGAAGACAAATTAAAAGTATTGCTTCAACAGGGTTTTTCCCGAATATTGGTCAATAATGAAACGGTGCGTCTCGATGACTTCTCGACTTCGCTCGAAGTGACAGACCAACATTCGTTAGACAATAAAGATGTTCTTTTAATTGTTGACCGAATTGTAGTTAAAGACGAAGAAGAATTCTACAACCGTCTTGCTGATGCAGTACAAACTACTTTTTATGAAGGAAAAGGAATCTGTTATTTGCAAGAACTAAATACGGATAATCGATTGGATTATTCGAATAATTTCGAATTGGACGGAATTACTTTTTTAGAACCAAATTTGCATTTATTTAGTTTTAACAACCCTTATGGTGCTTGTCCTGTTTGCGAAGGTTATGGAAATATCATAGGGATTGATGCCGAATTAGTAATTCCAAACACAAGTTTATCAATATATGAAAACGCCATTTTTCCTTGGAGAGGCGAAAGCATGGGTTGGTACCGTGACCAATTAGTCAATAATGCTTACAAATTTGACTTTCCTATTCACAAACCCTATTTTCAGTTAACGGATGAACAAAAAGAACTCATTTGGACTGGAAATGAATATTTTCAAGGATTAAATGATTTTTTCCAAGAACTGGAAGAGAAAAATTATAAGATACAAAATCGCGTTATGTTATCGCGATACCGAGGAAAAACCAAATGTCAGGCTTGCAAAGGGAAACGTTTACGTCCAGAAGCTTCCTATATTAAAATTAATGACAAAACGGTTTCGGAATTAGTCGACTTACCTATTCGTCATTTAATTGATTTTTTCAAAAGCATTGAGCTTAACGAATACGAAAAGCAAATTGCCAAAAGATTATTAGTCGAAATCAATAACCGTCTATCCTTTCTAAGCAATGTTGGTTTGGACTACCTTACATTGAACCGAAATTCAGCCACACTTTCCGGGGGAGAATCGCAGCGTATCAACTTAGCCACTTCACTGGGAAGTAGCTTGGTAGGTTCGATGTATATCCTTGACGAACCCAGTATTGGTTTACACCCAAAAGACAGTGAACGACTGATAAAAGTATTGTTATCTCTACGTGATTTAGGCAATACCGTGATTGTGGTAGAACACGATGAAGACATTATGAAAGCCGCCGATATGATTATCGATATCGGACCTGAAGCAGGAACTTTTGGAGGAAATTTGGTTGCACAAGGGAGTTTTAACGAAATTCTACAATCGACTTCATTAACTGCAAAATATTTAAACGGAGATATAGAAATATCCGTTCCGAAAAAACGTCGCCCATTTAAAAATTTCATCGAAATAAAAGGAGCCAGAGAAAACAATTTACAAAATATTGATGTTCAATTCCCACTGGATGTACTTTCTGTAATCACAGGAGTTTCCGGAAGTGGCAAAAGTACATTGGTTAAAAAAATTCTGTTTCCTGCCTTACAAAAAAAATTAGACCATGCAGGCGAAAAAGCAGGACAGTTTAGCGAAATCTCAGGTTCATTTTCTCATATCAAACACATCGAGTATGTCGATCAAAACCCAATTGGCAGAAGTTCACGTTCCAATCCGGTAACTTACATCAAAGCTTACGATGACATCAGAGATTTATTTGCAAAAGAAAAATTGTCTAAAATAAGAGGCTATCAGGCCAAACATTTCTCTTTTAATGTTGACGGAGGACGTTGTGAAACCTGTAGCGGTGAAGGAACCATCAATGTAGAAATGGTTTTCATGGCAGATGTTCAATTACCATGTGAAACCTGCAACGGCAAACGCTTTAAAAAAGAAGTTTTAGAAGTTGCCTACGAAGGCAAAAACATCAATGATATTTTGACAATGACTATTGATGATGCAGTACACTTTTTTGGCGAACACAAGCAAAATAAAATCTCGCAAAAATTAAAACCTTTACAGGATGTGGGTCTCGGTTATGTACAATTAGGTCAATCCTCTTCAACGCTATCGGGTGGAGAAGCGCAACGTATCAAACTGGCTTCTTTCTTAGTTAAAGGTGCGACTAAAGACAAGGCTTTATTTGTATTTGATGAACCTACTACTGGATTACATTTTCATGACATAAAAAAACTTTTAGCTTCCTTTGATGCATTAATTGAAAAAGGACATTCGCTTTTAGTTATTGAACACAATCTCGATTTAATAAAATGTGCCGATTGGATTATTGATTTGGGTCCTGAAGGAGGAGAAAATGGTGGACAGTTATTAGCAGTAGGAACTCCTGAAGAAATCATTAAAAACAAAAAATCTATTACAGCTCAATATCTGAAAGAAAAACTCAAATAA
- a CDS encoding RNA polymerase sigma factor, whose amino-acid sequence MANIQIPDALLVKDYVAGNEEALVTLIKRHESKIYGFIYSKVSDRDVSNDIFQDTFIKVIKTLKSNSYNEEGKFLPWVMRIAHNLVIDYFRKNKKMPMYRETEEFSVFSIMTDESLTIENQLIANQVEMDLQKLIEELPEDQKEVLVMRMYKDMSFKEISEVTGVSINTSLGRMRYALMNLRKVIDKHQIILTN is encoded by the coding sequence ATAGCTAATATTCAAATTCCAGACGCTCTGTTGGTAAAGGATTATGTGGCAGGTAACGAAGAAGCCTTAGTTACCTTAATCAAAAGACATGAATCTAAAATTTATGGTTTTATATATTCTAAAGTATCAGATAGAGATGTTTCAAATGATATTTTTCAGGATACCTTCATTAAAGTAATCAAGACTTTAAAATCGAATTCGTATAACGAAGAAGGAAAATTTTTACCTTGGGTAATGCGAATCGCACATAATTTGGTCATTGATTATTTTAGAAAAAATAAAAAAATGCCTATGTATCGAGAAACCGAAGAGTTTTCGGTTTTTTCAATCATGACGGATGAGTCTTTAACGATAGAAAATCAGTTAATTGCAAATCAGGTAGAAATGGATTTGCAAAAATTAATTGAAGAACTTCCGGAAGACCAAAAAGAAGTTTTGGTGATGCGAATGTATAAAGACATGAGCTTCAAAGAAATTTCGGAAGTTACAGGAGTAAGTATTAATACGTCACTGGGAAGAATGCGTTATGCACTAATGAATTTGAGAAAAGTAATTGATAAGCACCAAATTATTTTGACTAATTAA
- a CDS encoding DUF4834 family protein — protein sequence MQLASFSGFLRTLFIIISFYYIFRFLAKLFLPVVIKKVVEKASENMHQQQQRQYQYQNTWQRKNDGETIIYNTDNVKKPRETKKVGDYVDYEEID from the coding sequence ATGCAACTTGCGTCTTTTTCAGGATTTTTAAGAACACTATTTATCATTATATCTTTCTATTACATTTTTAGATTTTTGGCAAAATTGTTTTTGCCAGTCGTAATCAAAAAAGTGGTAGAGAAGGCAAGTGAGAATATGCATCAGCAACAACAACGCCAGTATCAATATCAGAATACTTGGCAAAGAAAGAATGATGGTGAAACCATTATTTATAATACGGATAATGTAAAAAAACCACGAGAGACTAAAAAAGTAGGAGATTATGTGGATTACGAAGAAATAGATTAA
- the bcp gene encoding thioredoxin-dependent thiol peroxidase — MTTLKKGDKAPEFFGVDQDGKPHQLEDYKGKKLVVFFYPKASTPGCTAEACDLRDNYERFQANNYALLGVSADSAKAQAKFKDKYEFPFPLLADEEKEVIQAFGVWGPKKFMGKEYDGIHRTTFVIDENGIIDEVIENVKTKEHAAQILK, encoded by the coding sequence ATGACAACATTAAAAAAAGGCGATAAAGCACCCGAATTTTTTGGCGTAGACCAAGATGGGAAACCACATCAATTAGAAGATTACAAAGGAAAGAAATTAGTAGTTTTCTTTTATCCAAAAGCAAGTACGCCAGGTTGTACTGCCGAAGCTTGTGATTTAAGAGATAATTACGAGCGTTTTCAAGCCAATAATTATGCGTTGCTGGGCGTTAGTGCCGATTCGGCGAAAGCCCAAGCAAAATTCAAGGACAAATACGAATTTCCTTTTCCATTATTAGCCGATGAAGAGAAAGAAGTTATACAAGCCTTTGGTGTTTGGGGACCAAAAAAATTCATGGGTAAAGAGTACGATGGGATTCACAGGACAACTTTTGTAATTGATGAAAACGGAATCATTGACGAGGTCATTGAAAATGTAAAAACCAAAGAACACGCTGCTCAGATTTTAAAGTAA
- a CDS encoding glycosyltransferase family 4 protein — MEPKKVLIITYYWPPAGGPGVQRWLKFVKYLPDFGIQPIVYIPENPTYPIVDENLVKDVSDKVIILKQKIFEPYQLASFLSKNKTKKMNSGIIPNQKKQSFLDKLLLWIRGNLFIPDARFFWVKPSVAYLEKYILEHNIDTIVTSGPPHSLHLIGLELKNKLNLKWFADFRDPWTTIGYHKSLRLSDFAAHKHKQLESEVLNTADTIIVTSKTTKKEFEALTTKPIEVITNGYDVENVEKQPLDTRFSLAHIGSFLSARNPKILWQALVELIAEIPEFKSHLEIKLIGAVSQEILESITAFDLNDYLNNVGYVSHEEAIVQQRKSQVLLLIEIDSEETKSILPGKLFEYMVSNRPIIALGPKGSDFDEIITGTNTGVFFDYSEKEKLKKVIFGYYTQFLEGKLQSHGVGLQKYSRKNLTQELTSLLLKS, encoded by the coding sequence TTGGAACCAAAAAAAGTTCTTATTATCACGTATTATTGGCCACCAGCTGGAGGGCCAGGTGTACAACGCTGGTTAAAATTTGTGAAATATTTACCCGATTTTGGTATCCAACCCATTGTTTATATTCCTGAGAATCCAACCTATCCTATTGTAGATGAGAATTTAGTAAAGGATGTATCGGACAAGGTGATTATCTTAAAACAAAAAATATTTGAACCCTATCAATTGGCTTCTTTTTTGTCAAAGAATAAAACCAAGAAAATGAATTCAGGTATTATTCCGAATCAAAAAAAACAATCTTTTTTAGACAAACTATTGTTGTGGATTCGTGGTAATTTATTCATCCCTGACGCTCGGTTTTTTTGGGTAAAACCTTCTGTGGCTTATTTGGAAAAATACATTTTGGAGCATAATATTGACACCATAGTAACTTCAGGACCGCCACATAGCTTACATTTAATAGGGTTAGAATTAAAAAATAAATTAAATCTGAAATGGTTTGCCGATTTTAGAGATCCATGGACAACGATAGGTTATCATAAATCCTTGCGTTTGTCAGATTTTGCGGCTCACAAACACAAACAATTAGAATCGGAAGTTTTAAATACTGCCGATACTATTATCGTTACCAGTAAGACTACTAAGAAGGAGTTTGAAGCCTTGACTACTAAACCAATTGAAGTAATTACGAATGGTTATGATGTAGAGAATGTCGAAAAACAACCTCTTGATACACGATTTAGTTTGGCGCACATAGGTTCATTTCTTTCAGCTAGAAATCCAAAAATTTTATGGCAAGCTTTAGTAGAATTAATAGCTGAAATTCCTGAATTCAAATCACATTTAGAAATCAAATTGATAGGAGCAGTTAGTCAAGAAATTTTGGAAAGTATTACTGCATTTGATTTGAATGATTATTTGAATAATGTAGGTTATGTATCCCATGAAGAAGCTATTGTTCAGCAAAGAAAATCTCAAGTTTTATTGCTGATAGAAATAGATTCCGAAGAGACTAAGAGTATCCTACCAGGTAAACTGTTTGAATACATGGTTTCAAATCGTCCTATTATTGCCCTAGGGCCAAAAGGTTCGGATTTTGATGAGATTATCACAGGGACTAACACTGGAGTGTTTTTTGATTATTCTGAAAAGGAAAAATTAAAAAAGGTAATTTTTGGATATTACACCCAATTTTTAGAGGGTAAATTGCAATCTCATGGAGTAGGTTTACAAAAATATTCGAGAAAGAACTTGACACAGGAGCTTACTTCATTACTTCTTAAATCCTAA